Proteins encoded within one genomic window of Streptomyces sp. NBC_01314:
- a CDS encoding MFS transporter, translated as MLVLATAGFMLCFWAWALLAPLGPTLREDLDLTSFQQSLVVAVPVIVGALGRIPVGALTDRVGARRMFPLVAALTVLPVLYLGHLADSLPEVLVGGLILGLGGTTFAVGVPFVNAWYPPERRGLALGIFGIGTGGTALSSFTTVQLADAVAFSFPFDVVAGLLAVYAVVARLLLRDKPDRAVPAGSLLARTTAALRMPATDQLAFLYAVAFGGFVAFSVYLPTYLTNAYGLGRSDAALRTAGFVVLAVAMRPVGGWLSDRAHPVPVLITAYTAVGALALLASFELPLIPIGTLAFLGMAAALGAGSGAVFALVARLVPPERVGSVTGVVGAAGGLGGFFPPLVMGAVYGAADDYTWGYVLLAATASATAVFTATAVRRQARKALPSE; from the coding sequence CCGACCCTCCGGGAGGACCTGGACCTGACTTCCTTCCAGCAATCCCTCGTCGTGGCGGTACCCGTGATCGTCGGCGCGCTCGGCAGGATCCCCGTGGGCGCGCTCACCGACCGGGTCGGCGCACGCCGGATGTTCCCTCTCGTCGCCGCTCTCACCGTCCTGCCCGTGCTCTATCTCGGACACCTGGCAGATTCCTTGCCCGAGGTGCTGGTGGGCGGCCTCATTCTCGGCCTGGGCGGCACGACGTTCGCCGTCGGTGTGCCGTTCGTCAACGCCTGGTACCCGCCTGAGCGGCGCGGACTGGCGCTGGGGATCTTCGGTATCGGCACCGGAGGCACCGCTCTCTCGTCCTTCACCACGGTGCAGCTGGCGGACGCCGTCGCGTTCTCGTTCCCCTTCGACGTGGTCGCCGGCCTCCTGGCCGTATACGCCGTGGTGGCACGCCTCCTCCTGCGCGACAAACCCGACCGGGCCGTACCGGCCGGATCCCTGCTCGCACGCACCACGGCAGCCCTGCGGATGCCCGCCACCGATCAACTGGCCTTCCTCTACGCCGTGGCCTTCGGCGGATTCGTCGCCTTCAGCGTCTACCTGCCCACGTACCTCACCAACGCCTACGGTCTCGGACGGTCCGACGCCGCACTGCGTACGGCGGGCTTCGTCGTTCTCGCCGTCGCCATGCGTCCGGTCGGCGGATGGCTGTCCGACCGGGCGCACCCCGTGCCCGTACTCATCACCGCCTACACGGCCGTGGGCGCTCTCGCGCTCCTCGCTTCCTTCGAACTTCCGCTGATCCCGATCGGAACGCTCGCCTTTCTGGGCATGGCGGCCGCCCTTGGGGCGGGATCAGGAGCCGTGTTCGCTCTCGTCGCACGCCTCGTGCCCCCGGAGCGGGTCGGCTCGGTCACCGGTGTCGTGGGCGCCGCCGGAGGACTGGGCGGCTTCTTCCCGCCCCTGGTCATGGGCGCCGTCTACGGAGCCGCGGACGACTACACCTGGGGATACGTGCTGCTGGCGGCCACCGCGAGCGCCACCGCGGTTTTCACCGCCACTGCCGTCCGGCGCCAAGCCCGGAAAGCGTTGCCATCGGAGTAG
- a CDS encoding FAD-binding and (Fe-S)-binding domain-containing protein: MSDSVARLTARLTETAPGLRVESGPGALGPYAYDASNYRVPPQAVAFPRSADDVVAVLRACKETGVPITARGGGTSMAGNAVGPGVVVDFSRYMNRILDIDPAGGTARVEAGVVLDALQSATALHGLSFGPDPSSHSRCTIGGMVGNDACGNRSVRHGRTSSHIEALEIVTADGVRAVADRTGLHPIDPRDTDHVTRLEADVRRLIGDNLGPIRTELGQIPRQVSGYQLHHLLPERGFDMARALVGTEGSCAVVTAATVRLVATAQASALLTLGYDDVVDAAEDVPEILRWNPTAVEGMDEAIVATMRARRGPDSVTGLPEGRAWLYVELDGDDEATVNTRAAELLDVLKAQGRMTGGRVVQSASQRRSLWRVREDGAGLAARLVDGGESWPGWEDSAVAPENLAGYLRDFRELLADHGLTGVMYGHFGAGCVHVRIDFDLATDEGRAAARRFLHEAAALVVAHGGTLSGEHGDGRARGELLEVMYSHRMIQAFAAFKQVFDPEGLLNPGVIVAPAPLDADLALHQIQPLATEFTFPHDEDGFAGAARRCVGVGRCRSDVGGVMCPSYRATGEESDSTRGRARLLQEMVRGETIQDGWRSTEVRDALDLCLSCKACSSDCPVGVDMATYKAEFLHQHYKGRIRPRSHYSLGWLPLTSALAGYAARPLNVLLRGPIGTLLARLGGVTTKRRIPAFAPRRSLRRVLRKVKSGEPAKALLFVDSFTRAFRPEVAGAASRVLADAGIPCTAQDGLCCGLTWVSTGQLTVARRIMARTVAHLDNGDDRPIIVAEPSCAAALKRDVPELLGTDAARRVADRVHTFTGALTDLAAADWTPRELPDDVVLQTHCHEYATFKGSRPTDLLRRLGVGKVDEAEGCCGLAGNFGFEEQHYDTSMAVAGLALKPRLDGIGQDTPTVVVADGFSCATQIDHLAGDRGLRALHLAELLDPAADQAVQPGGTP; this comes from the coding sequence ATGAGCGACAGCGTGGCGCGGCTGACCGCCCGCCTCACCGAGACGGCTCCCGGCCTGCGGGTGGAATCCGGCCCGGGCGCCCTCGGCCCGTACGCCTACGACGCCTCCAACTACCGTGTCCCCCCGCAGGCTGTGGCCTTCCCCCGCAGCGCCGACGACGTGGTCGCGGTGCTGCGGGCCTGTAAGGAGACGGGCGTCCCCATCACCGCGCGCGGCGGCGGCACCAGCATGGCCGGCAACGCGGTCGGGCCGGGCGTCGTCGTGGACTTTTCCCGGTACATGAACCGGATCCTGGACATCGACCCGGCCGGCGGGACCGCGCGTGTCGAGGCCGGAGTCGTCCTCGACGCGCTGCAGAGCGCGACCGCCCTGCACGGGCTGTCCTTCGGCCCCGACCCGTCCTCGCACAGCCGCTGCACCATCGGCGGGATGGTCGGCAACGACGCGTGCGGCAACCGGTCCGTGCGGCACGGGCGGACCAGCAGCCACATCGAGGCGCTGGAGATCGTGACGGCCGACGGTGTGCGGGCCGTCGCCGACCGTACCGGCCTGCACCCGATCGACCCACGCGACACCGACCACGTCACCCGCCTCGAAGCGGACGTACGACGCCTGATCGGCGACAACCTGGGGCCGATCAGGACCGAGCTGGGCCAGATCCCTCGTCAGGTCTCCGGCTACCAGCTGCACCACCTGCTGCCCGAGCGCGGCTTCGACATGGCCCGCGCGTTGGTTGGCACCGAGGGCTCCTGTGCGGTCGTCACCGCCGCGACGGTCCGCCTGGTGGCGACCGCACAGGCTTCGGCGCTGCTGACCCTCGGCTACGACGACGTCGTCGACGCGGCCGAGGATGTGCCGGAGATCCTGCGGTGGAATCCGACCGCCGTCGAGGGCATGGACGAGGCGATCGTCGCCACCATGCGCGCCCGCCGCGGCCCCGACTCCGTCACGGGACTGCCCGAGGGGCGCGCCTGGCTGTACGTCGAGCTCGACGGCGACGACGAGGCCACGGTCAATACGCGCGCGGCCGAGCTCCTCGACGTGCTCAAGGCACAGGGCCGGATGACCGGCGGGCGGGTCGTGCAGAGCGCGTCCCAGCGCCGCTCCCTGTGGCGGGTCCGCGAGGACGGGGCGGGCTTGGCCGCCCGCCTCGTCGACGGCGGAGAGTCGTGGCCGGGCTGGGAGGACTCGGCCGTCGCACCGGAGAACCTCGCCGGCTACCTGCGGGACTTCCGCGAACTCCTGGCCGACCACGGGCTCACCGGCGTGATGTACGGGCACTTCGGCGCGGGGTGCGTCCACGTGCGCATCGACTTCGACCTCGCCACGGACGAGGGCCGCGCCGCCGCCCGCCGCTTCCTGCACGAGGCGGCCGCCCTGGTCGTCGCCCATGGCGGAACGCTGTCGGGCGAGCACGGGGACGGGCGGGCGCGCGGCGAGTTGCTGGAGGTCATGTACAGCCATCGGATGATCCAAGCGTTTGCCGCTTTCAAGCAGGTCTTTGATCCCGAGGGGTTGCTGAATCCGGGCGTCATCGTGGCTCCGGCCCCGCTCGACGCCGATCTCGCGCTGCACCAGATCCAGCCCCTGGCGACGGAGTTCACCTTCCCGCATGACGAGGACGGTTTCGCGGGCGCCGCCCGCCGCTGTGTCGGCGTCGGCCGCTGCCGCAGCGACGTGGGCGGCGTGATGTGTCCCAGCTACCGGGCCACGGGGGAGGAGAGCGACTCCACGCGGGGCCGGGCTCGCCTCCTCCAGGAGATGGTGCGGGGGGAGACCATCCAGGACGGCTGGCGCTCGACGGAGGTCCGCGACGCCCTCGATCTGTGCCTGTCCTGCAAGGCGTGCTCCAGCGACTGCCCGGTCGGTGTCGACATGGCCACGTACAAGGCGGAGTTCCTGCACCAGCACTACAAGGGCAGGATCCGTCCCCGCTCCCACTACTCGCTGGGCTGGCTGCCCCTGACCTCCGCCCTCGCCGGATACGCCGCCCGCCCCCTCAACGTCCTGCTGCGCGGACCGATCGGCACACTGCTCGCCCGTCTTGGAGGCGTCACGACGAAGCGCAGGATCCCCGCCTTCGCCCCCCGGCGCAGCCTGCGCCGGGTCCTGCGCAAGGTGAAGAGCGGCGAACCGGCGAAGGCCCTGCTCTTCGTCGACAGCTTCACCCGCGCCTTCCGTCCCGAGGTCGCGGGAGCCGCGAGCCGCGTGCTCGCCGACGCGGGAATCCCCTGCACGGCTCAGGACGGCCTGTGCTGCGGCCTGACCTGGGTCAGCACCGGCCAGCTGACCGTGGCCCGCAGGATCATGGCCCGCACCGTCGCCCACCTCGACAACGGCGACGACCGGCCCATCATCGTGGCCGAGCCAAGCTGTGCCGCCGCGCTCAAGCGCGACGTGCCCGAGCTCCTCGGGACGGACGCCGCCCGTCGGGTCGCGGACCGCGTCCACACCTTCACCGGCGCCCTGACCGACCTGGCCGCCGCCGACTGGACGCCCCGCGAGCTCCCCGACGACGTCGTCCTGCAGACCCACTGCCACGAGTACGCCACCTTCAAGGGCAGCCGCCCCACCGACCTGCTGCGCCGACTGGGTGTGGGCAAGGTCGACGAGGCCGAGGGCTGCTGTGGACTCGCCGGGAACTTCGGCTTCGAGGAACAGCACTACGACACCTCGATGGCCGTCGCCGGCCTGGCTCTGAAGCCACGCCTCGACGGCATCGGCCAGGACACGCCGACCGTCGTCGTGGCCGACGGCTTCAGCTGCGCCACCCAGATCGACCATCTCGCCGGTGACCGGGGCCTCCGGGCCCTGCACCTCGCGGAACTCCTCGACCCTGCCGCCGATCAAGCCGTTCAACCAGGAGGAACCCCATGA
- a CDS encoding HAD family hydrolase codes for MSTKPGRTAMPRALRGTVAVVFDTDGVITDSARVHAAAWKTAFDAFLTPHGQHPFDVGDDYLRHVDGKSRLDGARAFLQSRGLNPSEVDVRAVAADKERLFTERLREHGVDAYPGTVRLLRALRAAGIPLAAASASRHACELLEHAGVRDLFDALVDGAEAARLHLPGKPDPALFLEAARRLGVPASRAAVVEDALAGVEAGRRGGFGLVIGVDRAHTPGTRAELLKRGADLVVDDLAELLAAED; via the coding sequence ATGAGCACAAAACCGGGCAGGACTGCTATGCCGCGCGCGCTGCGGGGCACAGTTGCTGTCGTCTTCGACACCGACGGCGTCATCACGGACTCCGCGCGGGTGCACGCCGCCGCGTGGAAGACGGCGTTCGACGCCTTCCTGACTCCGCACGGCCAGCACCCCTTCGATGTGGGGGACGACTATCTACGTCACGTCGACGGCAAGTCGCGTCTCGACGGAGCGCGGGCCTTCCTCCAGTCCCGGGGCCTGAATCCGTCCGAAGTCGACGTCCGGGCCGTCGCCGCGGACAAGGAGCGGCTGTTCACCGAGCGGCTGCGGGAACACGGTGTCGACGCCTACCCCGGCACGGTCCGGCTGTTGCGCGCTCTGCGCGCGGCCGGCATCCCGCTGGCCGCCGCCTCAGCCTCCCGGCACGCATGCGAACTCCTCGAACACGCCGGAGTGCGGGACCTCTTCGACGCCCTGGTGGACGGCGCGGAGGCCGCTCGTCTTCACCTGCCCGGCAAGCCCGACCCCGCCCTCTTCCTGGAGGCGGCCCGCCGCCTCGGTGTCCCCGCGAGCCGTGCGGCCGTCGTCGAAGACGCCCTGGCCGGAGTCGAGGCCGGGCGGCGCGGCGGCTTCGGCCTGGTCATCGGCGTGGACCGGGCCCACACCCCGGGTACGCGTGCCGAACTGCTGAAGCGCGGTGCGGACCTGGTGGTCGACGACCTCGCGGAGCTGCTCGCGGCCGAGGACTGA
- a CDS encoding transposase — translation MAQKKDSWHQAHRHFSEVTAQDGYKTRAGVEGTISQAIQRCGLRRSRYRGLTKTALQHQLTGAAINLARIDAHLTDTPRARTRHFAALRPAEQQLDGTK, via the coding sequence TTGGCACAAAAGAAGGATAGTTGGCATCAAGCTCACCGCCATTTCTCAGAGGTGACGGCGCAAGACGGCTACAAGACCCGCGCCGGAGTCGAAGGCACCATCTCCCAAGCCATCCAGCGCTGTGGCCTGCGCAGATCCCGCTACCGCGGCCTGACCAAGACGGCCCTGCAACACCAGCTCACCGGCGCTGCCATCAACCTCGCCCGCATCGACGCCCACCTCACCGACACACCCCGAGCCCGCACCCGCCACTTCGCAGCACTTCGTCCCGCCGAGCAACAACTCGACGGGACGAAGTAG
- a CDS encoding IS256 family transposase, protein MPVSENGLSSELLEELAALAAEKVHGGEGLRLMGEGGLLPELAQHLMQAALEAEMDEHLAAEAGRVGGRGSRSGGNMRNGYRAKKVMTEVGAVTVQVPRDRLGTFRPRLLPVHARRTGALDDLVLSLTAKGLTSGEIVSHLAQTYGMTTTKETISTITDKALESMAEWRTRPLDPVYPVVFIDAVHVKIRDGHVANRPVYVAVAVTADGYREILGLWAGNGGEGAKYWQTVLTEIKNRGVRDVLMLVCDGLSALPDAVNTVWPQTVVQTCVVHLIRASLRYASRRDWAEVARDLKPVYTAVNEEEARQRLADFDATWGKRYPSIAGTWQRAWSEFVPFLGLPDAIRQVVYTTNAIESLNARYRRAAQACGHFPNEQAALKRLYLATLALDPTGRGRQRWNNRWKSALNEFDVLFDGRLTAGRV, encoded by the coding sequence ATGCCGGTGTCTGAGAACGGTCTGTCCAGCGAATTGCTGGAGGAGCTGGCCGCGCTCGCGGCCGAGAAGGTCCATGGCGGCGAAGGGCTGCGGCTGATGGGCGAGGGCGGGCTGCTGCCCGAACTGGCCCAGCATCTGATGCAGGCCGCCCTGGAGGCCGAGATGGACGAGCACCTCGCCGCCGAGGCCGGCCGGGTCGGCGGGCGCGGGTCCCGCTCGGGCGGCAACATGCGCAACGGCTACCGGGCCAAGAAGGTCATGACGGAGGTCGGCGCCGTGACGGTGCAGGTCCCCAGAGACAGGCTGGGCACCTTCCGGCCCCGGCTGCTGCCCGTGCACGCCCGCCGCACCGGCGCGCTGGACGACCTGGTGCTCTCACTGACCGCGAAGGGCCTGACCTCCGGCGAGATCGTCTCCCACCTCGCCCAGACGTACGGGATGACGACCACGAAGGAGACCATCTCCACGATCACCGACAAGGCCCTGGAATCGATGGCGGAATGGCGCACCCGCCCGCTCGATCCGGTCTACCCTGTCGTCTTCATCGACGCCGTGCACGTCAAGATCAGGGACGGTCACGTCGCCAACCGGCCGGTCTACGTGGCCGTCGCGGTCACCGCGGACGGCTACCGCGAGATCCTCGGACTGTGGGCCGGCAACGGCGGCGAGGGCGCCAAGTACTGGCAGACCGTCCTGACCGAGATCAAGAACAGAGGCGTCCGCGACGTGCTCATGCTGGTCTGCGACGGGCTGAGCGCCCTGCCCGACGCGGTGAACACCGTCTGGCCCCAGACCGTCGTGCAGACCTGCGTGGTCCACCTCATCCGCGCCAGCCTGCGCTACGCATCGCGCCGCGACTGGGCCGAGGTCGCCCGCGACCTCAAGCCCGTCTACACCGCCGTCAACGAGGAAGAGGCCCGGCAACGGCTCGCGGACTTCGACGCCACGTGGGGCAAGCGCTACCCCTCGATCGCCGGCACCTGGCAGCGGGCCTGGAGCGAGTTCGTACCCTTCCTCGGCCTGCCCGACGCCATCCGCCAGGTCGTCTACACCACCAACGCCATCGAGTCCCTCAACGCCCGCTACCGGCGCGCGGCCCAGGCCTGCGGGCACTTCCCCAACGAGCAGGCCGCCCTCAAACGCCTCTACCTCGCCACCCTCGCCCTCGACCCCACCGGCCGCGGCCGCCAGCGCTGGAACAACCGCTGGAAGTCCGCCCTCAACGAGTTCGACGTCCTCTTCGACGGCCGCCTTACCGCCGGACGAGTGTAG
- a CDS encoding aspartate aminotransferase family protein, translating into MTALSPHLRQATPVVAVRGEGVHLYGEDGRRYLDFTAGIGVTSTGHCHPKVVAAAQEQVGTLVHGQYTTVMHRPLRQLVEKLGEVLPAGLDSLFFTNSGSEAVESALRLARQATGRPNVIVCHGGFHGRTVAAASMTTSGTRFRSGFSPLMSGVVVTPFPSAYRYGWDEETATRFALRELDYTLQTISSPADTAAIIVEPVLGEGGYVPATRAFMEGLRERADRHGFLLILDEVQTGVGRTGRFWGHDHFGVTPDILVTAKGLASGFPLSGIAASEELMAKAWPGSQGGTYGANAVACAAAVATLDVVRDERLVENADAMGKRLRHGLEAVADRTPGIGDVRGLGLMLATEFVTEDGSPDPETAARVQRAAIDEGLLLLLCGAWNQVVRMIPALVIDETAVDEGLQAWATAVEAGTSGASPR; encoded by the coding sequence ATGACCGCACTGTCGCCACACCTTCGCCAGGCCACGCCCGTGGTGGCGGTCCGGGGCGAGGGCGTCCACCTCTACGGTGAGGACGGCCGCCGCTATCTCGACTTCACCGCCGGTATCGGCGTCACCAGCACCGGGCACTGCCATCCGAAGGTCGTGGCGGCGGCGCAGGAGCAGGTGGGCACGCTGGTGCACGGCCAGTACACGACCGTCATGCACCGGCCGCTGCGGCAACTCGTCGAGAAGCTGGGCGAAGTGCTGCCGGCCGGGCTGGACAGTCTGTTCTTCACCAACTCCGGCAGCGAGGCCGTCGAGTCCGCCCTGCGGTTGGCCCGTCAGGCCACCGGCCGTCCCAACGTCATCGTCTGCCACGGCGGCTTCCACGGCCGTACGGTGGCCGCCGCCTCCATGACCACCTCCGGCACCCGCTTCCGGTCCGGCTTCTCCCCGCTGATGAGCGGCGTGGTCGTCACCCCGTTCCCGTCGGCCTACCGCTACGGCTGGGACGAGGAGACCGCGACCCGCTTCGCCCTGCGGGAGCTGGACTACACCCTCCAGACGATCTCCTCGCCCGCCGACACGGCCGCGATCATCGTCGAGCCGGTGCTCGGCGAGGGCGGCTACGTGCCCGCCACCCGCGCGTTCATGGAGGGTCTGCGGGAGCGGGCCGACCGGCACGGCTTCCTGCTCATCCTCGACGAGGTGCAGACGGGCGTCGGCCGCACCGGCCGTTTCTGGGGCCACGACCACTTCGGCGTCACCCCGGACATCCTCGTCACCGCCAAGGGCCTGGCCAGCGGCTTCCCGCTGTCCGGCATCGCCGCCTCCGAGGAGCTGATGGCCAAGGCGTGGCCGGGCTCGCAGGGCGGCACCTACGGCGCCAACGCCGTGGCCTGCGCGGCGGCCGTCGCCACCCTCGACGTCGTACGCGACGAGAGGCTCGTGGAGAACGCCGACGCGATGGGTAAGCGGCTGCGTCACGGCCTGGAGGCGGTGGCCGACCGCACGCCGGGCATCGGCGACGTCCGCGGCCTGGGCCTGATGCTGGCCACCGAGTTCGTCACCGAGGACGGCAGCCCCGACCCCGAGACCGCCGCCCGCGTGCAGCGCGCCGCGATCGACGAGGGCCTGCTCCTGCTGCTGTGCGGCGCCTGGAACCAGGTTGTACGGATGATCCCGGCACTCGTCATCGACGAGACGGCGGTGGACGAGGGCCTCCAGGCATGGGCGACCGCGGTCGAGGCCGGTACCTCAGGAGCATCGCCGCGATGA
- a CDS encoding flavodoxin domain-containing protein codes for MLSNVLVAYGTTNGSTAQIAETIADVLRKEGTSADASAARSVRSMESYDAVVLGGGLYAGRWHKDARRFARRHRRALAEHPLWLFSSGPLDASASERDIPPVPGVKRIMIRLDAVEHITFGGRLEEGAKGWVARMILRSGKGGDFRDFTQIEEWAARIATGLVRADAR; via the coding sequence GTGCTCAGCAACGTGTTGGTCGCCTACGGAACCACGAACGGATCGACCGCGCAGATCGCCGAGACCATCGCCGACGTGCTGCGTAAGGAGGGAACGTCGGCCGACGCCTCGGCCGCCCGGTCGGTGAGGAGCATGGAGTCCTACGACGCCGTGGTGCTCGGCGGCGGGCTGTACGCCGGGCGCTGGCACAAGGACGCCCGCCGCTTCGCTCGCCGCCACCGCCGCGCACTGGCCGAACACCCGCTGTGGCTGTTCAGCAGCGGCCCGCTCGACGCCTCGGCCTCGGAGCGGGACATCCCACCGGTGCCCGGAGTGAAGCGGATCATGATCCGGCTCGACGCTGTCGAGCACATCACCTTCGGTGGCCGCCTGGAAGAGGGCGCGAAGGGTTGGGTCGCACGGATGATCCTCCGCTCCGGAAAGGGCGGTGACTTCCGCGACTTCACCCAGATCGAGGAGTGGGCGGCGCGGATCGCCACCGGGCTGGTGCGGGCGGACGCAAGGTGA
- a CDS encoding PucR family transcriptional regulator, whose product MSDNHPAGHGPTRTVTVADVLALPVLAAGQPRVVTGVPHLDRPVGWVHITELTDPASFLKGGELVLTTGMPLPDDVAGVRRYVDELADVGAAALVIELVRRYHRPPDALVDACHLRGLPLVTLAKDVNFLEVTQVVHALLLGNQADAMRRTQRIHEAFTALTLRGAGPEDVVRAAAEMCGRTVVLENLVHQALICEPSGGTVEEALTGWEQRSRATGADDHTATRGPAGWLTAPVEYQGERWGRVVMLPARADGPAFGPEDITVLERTAMALTVARLIHSTPWERTAHRNALRDLVDQRHRSAEDARARCAALGLPTDRSRFVAILVELRTGGGGTEPETRLCQELRTAGISALVGELAPDRLGILLALRPSQPWRLIVERLCSTALGLAPQAVVSVGSEIADLADAPRSFREAARVAEATPPGQPLPPDRSFHELSDIGLHRLLYALRDDTRIQEYAEQQLGRLIDHDTQHGTDLLTTLRHYLEAAGNKTTAARRGSLSRETMYQRLRTIERLLDRDLESGEQRTELHAALTALDVLRAH is encoded by the coding sequence GTGAGCGACAACCACCCGGCCGGCCATGGGCCCACCCGCACAGTCACCGTCGCCGACGTCCTGGCCCTTCCCGTCCTGGCCGCCGGACAACCCCGGGTCGTCACCGGTGTGCCCCACCTGGACCGGCCGGTCGGGTGGGTCCACATCACCGAACTGACCGATCCCGCGTCCTTCCTCAAGGGCGGCGAACTCGTCCTGACCACCGGAATGCCGCTCCCGGACGACGTGGCCGGCGTGCGCCGGTACGTCGACGAACTCGCCGACGTCGGGGCCGCGGCGCTGGTCATCGAACTCGTACGTCGCTATCACCGCCCGCCGGACGCACTCGTCGACGCCTGCCACCTGCGTGGCCTTCCCCTCGTCACGCTCGCCAAGGACGTCAACTTCCTGGAGGTCACCCAGGTCGTGCACGCCCTCCTGCTCGGCAACCAGGCGGACGCGATGCGCCGCACCCAGCGCATCCACGAGGCGTTCACCGCCCTGACCCTGCGCGGTGCCGGCCCGGAGGACGTGGTGCGTGCGGCGGCGGAGATGTGCGGCCGCACGGTCGTCCTGGAGAACCTGGTGCACCAGGCACTGATCTGCGAACCGTCCGGGGGCACGGTGGAGGAGGCGCTCACCGGCTGGGAACAGCGCTCCAGAGCCACCGGGGCCGACGATCACACGGCGACCCGCGGCCCGGCGGGCTGGCTCACCGCACCCGTCGAGTACCAGGGCGAGCGCTGGGGCCGCGTGGTCATGCTCCCGGCACGCGCCGACGGCCCCGCCTTCGGGCCGGAGGACATCACCGTGCTGGAGAGGACCGCGATGGCACTGACCGTCGCCCGCCTCATCCACTCCACGCCCTGGGAACGCACCGCGCACCGCAACGCCCTGCGCGACCTGGTGGACCAGCGCCACCGCTCCGCCGAGGACGCCCGCGCCCGCTGCGCCGCGCTGGGCCTGCCGACGGATCGAAGCCGGTTCGTCGCGATCCTGGTGGAACTCCGCACGGGCGGAGGGGGAACCGAGCCCGAGACCCGTCTGTGCCAGGAGCTGCGGACGGCAGGCATCTCGGCCCTCGTCGGCGAGCTGGCCCCCGACCGCCTCGGCATCCTGCTGGCTCTGCGTCCCTCCCAGCCCTGGCGCCTCATCGTCGAACGGCTGTGCAGCACCGCACTGGGCCTGGCCCCGCAGGCAGTGGTGAGCGTCGGCTCGGAGATCGCGGACCTCGCCGACGCCCCACGCTCGTTCCGCGAGGCGGCCCGCGTCGCCGAGGCCACCCCACCCGGCCAGCCCCTCCCCCCGGACCGGTCCTTCCACGAGCTGTCCGACATCGGCCTGCACCGCCTGCTGTACGCCCTCCGCGACGACACCCGCATCCAGGAGTACGCCGAGCAGCAGCTCGGGCGGCTCATCGATCACGACACCCAGCACGGCACCGACCTGCTGACGACCCTGCGCCACTACCTCGAAGCGGCCGGCAACAAAACCACCGCCGCACGCCGGGGCAGCCTCTCCCGCGAAACCATGTACCAACGCCTGCGCACCATCGAGCGTCTCCTCGACCGCGACCTGGAATCCGGCGAACAGCGCACCGAACTCCACGCGGCGCTCACGGCACTCGATGTGCTGCGAGCCCACTGA